From Candidatus Methylomirabilota bacterium, one genomic window encodes:
- a CDS encoding D-cysteine desulfhydrase family protein: MPVPPRLPLALAPTPILKLERLSRRLGVELFVKRDDLTGLLESGNKVRKLEFLIGDALAQGADTLITCGTLQSNCCRAVAAVAARLGLNAALAVKGTRPAAYDGNLLLDRLLGADVRYLSDAEWERVDEVMEEMAAELRARRHRPYVIPESGSNEVGALGYLECAVELAGQIDHGAPRFDTVAISVYSGGSQGGLLMGKQLAGLPSEIVGIPIAWPAARVREHVQHTMAKAIRRFGFAIEVPKSIHLLDGHQGVGRAAVGDGELSTIVRLAREEGVILDPVYTAKAFTGLLTTLEKDPKALGQRICFIHTGGIFSLFPFRDSLTRLIDAPLPS, from the coding sequence ATGCCGGTTCCGCCTCGCCTCCCTCTCGCGCTGGCGCCGACACCCATCCTCAAGCTCGAGCGGCTCTCGCGGCGGCTCGGCGTCGAGCTCTTCGTCAAGCGCGACGACCTGACCGGGTTGCTGGAGTCGGGTAACAAGGTCAGGAAGCTCGAGTTCCTCATCGGCGATGCCCTCGCGCAGGGCGCCGACACCCTCATCACGTGCGGCACGCTGCAGTCCAATTGCTGCCGCGCGGTGGCCGCGGTGGCCGCGCGCCTCGGTCTGAACGCAGCGCTCGCGGTGAAGGGGACCCGGCCGGCCGCGTACGACGGCAATCTCCTGCTGGACCGGCTGCTCGGCGCCGACGTTCGCTACCTCTCCGACGCCGAGTGGGAGCGGGTGGACGAGGTGATGGAGGAGATGGCCGCCGAGCTTCGCGCGCGACGGCACCGCCCGTACGTGATCCCGGAGAGCGGCTCGAACGAGGTCGGCGCCCTCGGCTACCTCGAGTGCGCGGTGGAGCTGGCCGGCCAGATCGATCACGGGGCCCCCCGCTTCGACACGGTGGCGATCTCGGTGTACAGCGGCGGCAGCCAGGGCGGCCTGCTGATGGGCAAGCAGCTCGCCGGCCTCCCCAGCGAGATCGTCGGCATCCCCATCGCCTGGCCGGCCGCGCGCGTCCGGGAGCACGTCCAGCACACGATGGCCAAGGCCATCCGGCGCTTCGGCTTCGCCATCGAGGTGCCCAAGTCCATTCATCTGCTCGACGGCCATCAGGGGGTGGGACGCGCGGCGGTGGGTGATGGGGAGCTCAGCACCATCGTGCGCCTGGCCCGGGAAGAGGGCGTGATCCTCGACCCCGTCTACACGGCGAAGGCGTTCACCGGGCTCCTGACGACGCTCGAGAAGGATCCCAAGGCGCTTGGACAGCGTATCTGTTTCATTCATACGGGCGGCATATTTAGCCTCTTTCCGTTCCGGGATTCCTTGACCCGCCTGATCGACGCGCCGCTCCCGTCGTAG